From Glycine soja cultivar W05 chromosome 4, ASM419377v2, whole genome shotgun sequence, the proteins below share one genomic window:
- the LOC114409491 gene encoding putative calcium-binding protein CML19 translates to MRVNTEFERVLKYFDEDGDGKISPSELRNRLGMMGGVLLFKDAEKLIEELDSDGDGFLSLEDFVKIMEAAGEEEKLKDLAEAFEMYHDSEMFGFITPKSLQKMLGRLGESKSMEQCTAMIGHFDLNGDGLLSFDEFRVMMQ, encoded by the coding sequence ATGAGGGTGAACACAGAGTTTGAGCGTGTTCTTAAGTATTTTGATGAGGATGGGGATGGTAAGATTTCCCCATCTGAGCTCAGGAACCGGCTAGGCATGATGGGTGGTGTGTTATTGTTCAAAGACGCTGAAAAGTTGATTGAGGAATTGGATTCTGACGGTGATGGGTTTTTGAGTTTGGAAGATTTTGTGAAGATAATGGAGGCAGCAGGGGAAGAAGAGAAGTTGAAGGATTTGGCAGAGGCTTTTGAGATGTACCATGACTCTGAAATGTTTGGGTTTATAACACCCAAAAGCTTGCAAAAGATGCTAGGTAGGTTAGGAGAATCAAAATCCATGGAGCAATGCACAGCTATGATTGGCCACTTTGATTTGAATGGAGATGGCCTGCTTAGCTTTGATGAATTTAGAGTCATGATGCAGtga